Genomic segment of bacterium:
GTCTGTCTGTGTAATGGCGGTGTGGTATGGCGAGGCAGCGGTGTTCCTCGCAAGGCCCGCTGACGAAGGCGTACCCGCAGCGGTACGTTGAGGAAGCGGAACGCAGCGACGGGGCGCCGATGACCGCCAGAGCACCCGGTTGTTTCGCAGACAGACCACTAGTCCTCGAGCCCCAGCAGTTGCAGCGCCGGGCGCCGGATGATCCCTTCGATGACTTCGTGGGGGATCGGTGGCCAGCCCGTTCCCACTGACTCGTTGACCGCGCGCAACGCGTCGGCGGTGCCGGACGGCGTGGCGAACGGGAAGTCGCTTCCGAACAGGAGCTTGTCGGTGACCCGGTACTCCATCGCGGACCGCAACGCCATGTACAACTGGACCGGCCTGGTATGGAGTGCGGAGACATCAGCGTACAGGTTGGGGTGCTTGCGTATCACCGCCATCGTCTCCTCGCACCACGGGTGGCCGAGATGGGCGATGAACAGCCGCAGTTCCGGGCACGCGCGGGCGACATCGTCGATCAGGAAGGGCCTGGCCCAGCGCAGCGGCGCATCCGAGACGAACGTGGTGCCCTGGTGGCAGAGCACCGGCAGACCGAGCTTCTCAGCGTGGCGGAACAGGGCTATGGCCCGAGGGGAGGTCGGATCGAAGTGCTGGTAGATGGGCCCCACCTTGAGGCCCCTGAGGCCCAGTTCCGAGACGGCGAAGGTGAGCCGCTCCAAGGCGTCGGGCCGTTTGGGGTCGACGCTTGCGAAACCGATCAGCTTGTCCGGTCGGGAAGCCACGTACTCGCTGACGTACCGGTCAGGCACCACCATCCCCACCGCCGGGGCATCCATCGCCACCACTATCACGCGGTCGACATCTTCCATGGCCTCCCGGTGCGCCTCCAGGTCGTCCTGCGGCCAATTCATCTCGCCCCAGGCCCGGACCATCTCAGCCACGAATCCGGGGCTGAAGTGCTCCCGGGCACCGACGTGGGTATGGGCGTCGACGATCATGGTGGCCGGACCTCAGGCAAGCGTGCCGCTCCTTGCTGTCACGTATCAGCGCCCAGCATGGCGGCCACCGCCAGGTACACCCTCGCAGATCCGGCCAGATGTTCGATCCAGACCCACTCGTCCGGAGCGTAATGCCAGGCACCCACGCCGTAGACGACCGTCTCCAGTCCGGCCGCCGCGAGGTCCGCGGCGTCGGTGACGAAGGCTTGGCCGGGCAGTTCGTTGGTCACGCGCGGGGCAATGCCGACGATGGCGGTCTGCGCGGCCGTTATGGCATCGACCAGCGGACCCGACGTGGCGCCCAGGAAAGGCTGGTGCACACCGATGATGCGCACCCGGTGGCCGACGTCGTCCGGCACCACGCTCTGGACGATGTCCAGGATCTCCTGCCTGACCGTGATCCTGTCCATCCCCGGCACACACCGGAGATCGCCGGTGATGGTTGCCGACTCTGCCACAGCCGTGGGTGAACTGCCCGCTTTGAGCTCCCCGATCAGCAGCCGGGGCAGGTCAGGTAACCGGGGCTCAGGTTGGTGCGCGAACTCGTGGTCGACGAGCTTGTCGTATATCGCCGCTGCCGGGCGGAGGGTATCCACGGCAGACTCCATCCGGGACACGTGCGCCGGAGACCCCGTCAGGGTGATCTCGAACTTGAATGCCCCCCCGTTGCCGGTGTGGATGTTCAGATCTGAGGGCTCTCCGCAGATGCCGTAACCCTCGCTAGGTCCTTCGGTGGCCAGCGCATACTTCGCCCCGAGCCCGATGCCGTCGTGGTACATCGTCGCGTGCAGGATCAGGTCGCCGGGAAGAGGTCCGAATCCGGCAGCGGCCTCCACGGCGGCCACCATCGCCGCTACCCCTCCGAGCATGTCCGTGATGCCTCCGCCGTACAGCCGCCCGCCGGACTCCCATGGGCTGTGGGCGCTGTGGGTCCATCCGGAGGGGTATACCCCGGCATCGATGTGACCCTGCAGGACGAGAGGTGGCCTCTTCCCCTCGCCCCTCACCCGCGCTATCACGTTGGGACGACCTGCTACCACATCCGCCACGTGAACGTCCGCCCCGGCGCGCTCGAGGGCCTCCGCGATGATCTCGGCGCGCGGGCCCTCGGCCTGGGGATCATCCGACGGGACGCTGCATAACGCTCGAGCGATCTCGACCACCCGCCGTGTCTCGATGGCGGCGCCGGCCTGTTCGAACCGTTGGCTCATGTTCCCTCCCTTTCCTCCGGAGCGTCTGGCAGGCTCGGTGAGCCTGCATAGAAGTCGATCATGGCATCGGCCACCGCGTCGCTTCCGATCTTCAGGAAGGTGTGGCCCAACTCCTCCGATGCGGCGGCCGGGCTGTCGGTGAATCCCTCGGTCTCCTGCCAGCTTCCCGGACGTTCGACCCTCACCGGCACGTCGATGGAGCCGATCGAGGAAGTCCAGCCGGGCCGATGGGGTCGGGGGTCCCGGACCAGGGAAGGATCCAATGCCAGCATCACCGACGTCTCGAAGGCGCCGGCATGGCCCGGCAGGCGTCCGATATCGCGGGCGCCCGCGGCCGCGAGCCCTTCAGCCGCCAGATGCCACCACGAGCAGGCCGCCACTTCCATGCCTTCCTCCAGCGCCAGATCCCGGGCGGCCAGGCCGATCAACTCGTGGTTCCCGCCGTGGCCGTTGACTATGAAGAGGCGGCGGAAGGATGCGTGGGCGATGGACCGCCCGATGTCCATCAGGACGGACAGGAACGTGGACGCCGTGAGCGACAGGGTGCCGCCGAACGGTATGTGGTGGGGAGAGGATCCGTACCAGAGGGTCGGGGCCACCGCCACGGGGAACCGGTCCGCCACCATCGCCGCCGCCGAGCGGGCCACGTATTCGGCGCCCATCGAGTCCGTGCCGACCGGCAGGTGGGGTCCGTGCTGCTCGGTGGCGCCCACCGGCAGGACCAGCAGACCGTCCCGGGCAATCGTGCGGGACTCGACCCGAGTCAACTCGGCGAAGAGCAGTCTCACCGGGAACACTCAGCTTGGAGGGGCAACGATGGCCGCGCTGCTATCCGGGAGACTCGGAACGGATGCATGCCCATCGACCCGGAGCGCCCGCTCAGGACACGACCGGGATACCGAGCCCGGCCGCATGAGGCTTCGACTGGACCGAGGCCGGTCTCTCCCGCTGTAGCCACTCCAGGGCGATGGCAGCCCGGCGTACCTTCTCACGAGCGTTGGCGATGGCGGTATCCACGGTATGACCTCCGGATGGGTAGACGCCTCCGGCGTTGGCCAGGCCCATTTTGGCGTGCAGCGGGGCCCCCACCGCCACGAAGTCGGCGATCTCGTGCCCGCGGACGACAGGTCCCATGCTGTCCGGGGTCTCCAGGTAGAGGTCGATCGGAATGGATGCAGCCGACCTGATCTCCCAGAGTTGCTCCAGTGTCACGTCTGCAGGGATGTTGACCGACCCGGCTCCGATATCCTCGAGCAGGCATATGGATGCCGGGTTCGAAACCCCCATGTAGGCCGAGATCTTCCAAATCGTCTCGCTCGGGAGGTCTCCGTCACGCTGCATCCGGGTGAGGACCGCCAGCAGGCCCAGGTCACCCACGAGAAAGCTGCGGATCCCGGCTTCCGTAGCCCTGATGATGTCCGCCGCCGCGTACCGAAGCTGGCGCATGCCCCGGATCTGGGCGAACTGGCTACGCCCGTCCTCCGACCGGCTGAAGGCGCCCACGTCATAACCGGCCTTGGGCCCTGTGAACAGGCACACCTCGAGGCCCGCCTCGGCGCCGATGGCGGCCATTTCGCGGAGTTCGCCCTCCTCCAGCAGCATGCCACCGCTGCCCTGCGAGACGCGGTTGACGGTGAGGTCGTAACGACCGGCCTGCTCCACGACCGCCGCCAGCACTCCAGGGCCCTCCACGCTCGGGATCTCGATCCGGAACTCGGCGCCGTCGGGGAACCGGCGGTCACTGTCAGCCGGCTTCGGTGCGGAGACCAGTCCCTGCCCGCGGAGCGCTTCTTGTATCTTCATGCGACCCTCCCCGGGTGTTGCGCGCGTCGCAACGGCGTTGCGTGGCATGATTATTGGAGAATTGCCTGGTGGCGTCAACCAGGCGCGTGCGAGGTGTGTCTCGGCGCGATCCCGCCCGAGGCGTCTCGCGTGCGCGGGAACGCCGGAAGGAGGTACACGTGGAGCCCGTCCGCTGTGGCGTGGTGGGTGTCGGGATGATGGGCTCGGTTCATGTCCAGGTCCTCGACGCGCTTCCCCAAGCAGAACTGGTCGCCTGTTGCGACCTGGATCCGGGCGTTGCCGACAGATTGCCGTCCGGGGTGCGCCTCTACTCCGAGCTGGACCGGTTGCTGGGAAGCGAGACGCTTGAAGCGGTCTTCGTCTGTACCCCCCAGGAGCATCATCTTGAGGTAGTGGCCCGCTGCCTGGAGGCCGGACTTCCGGTGTTCTGCGAGAAGCCGATCGCTCACGACCTGGACGCCGCCGATGCCATCATCGGGATCGCCCGGCAGGTCGGCGGTCGGCTGGCGGTGGGACATACGATGCGTTTCGAGCCCGACTACCTCGCTCTGGCCAGGAGCGTGCACAGGGGGGACATCGGGGATCCGGTGAGCCTGAGCGCCCGCCGCAACGTCCCGGCATTCGAGGGGCGTCTCCTGGCACACCGGACGACCCTGCCCGTCGAGGTGGGCGTTCATGACCTCGACCTGCTCCGCTGGCTGGCGGGGGACATCGTGCGGGTCCAGGCCATGCCGGCATCCACCGCCTCGCTGGGGGAGGGCGCGGTGGATGCGGTCGTGGCAACCCTGCGTTTCGCGGGCGGAGCGGTCGGATCGGTTGAGTTCAACTGGGTCATGAACCACCGGTCCGGGCTGGCGGCGGACTACCGGCT
This window contains:
- a CDS encoding M20/M25/M40 family metallo-hydrolase gives rise to the protein MSQRFEQAGAAIETRRVVEIARALCSVPSDDPQAEGPRAEIIAEALERAGADVHVADVVAGRPNVIARVRGEGKRPPLVLQGHIDAGVYPSGWTHSAHSPWESGGRLYGGGITDMLGGVAAMVAAVEAAAGFGPLPGDLILHATMYHDGIGLGAKYALATEGPSEGYGICGEPSDLNIHTGNGGAFKFEITLTGSPAHVSRMESAVDTLRPAAAIYDKLVDHEFAHQPEPRLPDLPRLLIGELKAGSSPTAVAESATITGDLRCVPGMDRITVRQEILDIVQSVVPDDVGHRVRIIGVHQPFLGATSGPLVDAITAAQTAIVGIAPRVTNELPGQAFVTDAADLAAAGLETVVYGVGAWHYAPDEWVWIEHLAGSARVYLAVAAMLGADT
- a CDS encoding Gfo/Idh/MocA family oxidoreductase; protein product: MEPVRCGVVGVGMMGSVHVQVLDALPQAELVACCDLDPGVADRLPSGVRLYSELDRLLGSETLEAVFVCTPQEHHLEVVARCLEAGLPVFCEKPIAHDLDAADAIIGIARQVGGRLAVGHTMRFEPDYLALARSVHRGDIGDPVSLSARRNVPAFEGRLLAHRTTLPVEVGVHDLDLLRWLAGDIVRVQAMPASTASLGEGAVDAVVATLRFAGGAVGSVEFNWVMNHRSGLAADYRLAVFGTRGAGYVEMRDPVTRVYSLDENRWLRTHGVFDVGGTVAGSVAVEDRHFLGWARGIRDWPVSLEDARAALEVALALDESSRSGAPVSVSQGRR
- a CDS encoding creatininase family protein — protein: MRLLFAELTRVESRTIARDGLLVLPVGATEQHGPHLPVGTDSMGAEYVARSAAAMVADRFPVAVAPTLWYGSSPHHIPFGGTLSLTASTFLSVLMDIGRSIAHASFRRLFIVNGHGGNHELIGLAARDLALEEGMEVAACSWWHLAAEGLAAAGARDIGRLPGHAGAFETSVMLALDPSLVRDPRPHRPGWTSSIGSIDVPVRVERPGSWQETEGFTDSPAAASEELGHTFLKIGSDAVADAMIDFYAGSPSLPDAPEEREGT
- a CDS encoding amidohydrolase family protein translates to MIVDAHTHVGAREHFSPGFVAEMVRAWGEMNWPQDDLEAHREAMEDVDRVIVVAMDAPAVGMVVPDRYVSEYVASRPDKLIGFASVDPKRPDALERLTFAVSELGLRGLKVGPIYQHFDPTSPRAIALFRHAEKLGLPVLCHQGTTFVSDAPLRWARPFLIDDVARACPELRLFIAHLGHPWCEETMAVIRKHPNLYADVSALHTRPVQLYMALRSAMEYRVTDKLLFGSDFPFATPSGTADALRAVNESVGTGWPPIPHEVIEGIIRRPALQLLGLED